Proteins encoded within one genomic window of Cucumis sativus cultivar 9930 chromosome 3, Cucumber_9930_V3, whole genome shotgun sequence:
- the LOC101207186 gene encoding uncharacterized protein LOC101207186, whose translation MVGIREGRWGLVMVVVAVMAMGVGEVMALTAAECKTERDMAVRECLAVVFGRNPSPACCERARVSHTECICAAVTPKLMTYVDPSRAIRLIQSCGRRVPRHFKCGSFTTP comes from the exons ATGGTGGGCATTAGAGAGGGTCGTTGGGGATTAGTAATGGTAGTGGTGGCAGTAATGGCGATGGGAGTGGGGGAAGTGATGGCGCTGACGGCTGCGGAATGTAAGACGGAGAGAGATATGGCGGTGAGGGAGTGTTTAGCAGTGGTGTTTGGGAGGAATCCGTCACCGGCGTGTTGCGAGAGAGCGAGAGTGAGCCATACAGAGTGCATTTGCGCAGCAGTTACGCCTAAGCTTATGACTTATGTTGATCCTAGTCGCGCCATTCGGCTCATTCAAAGCTGCGGCCGTAGAGTCCCTCGCCATTTCAAATGTGGAA GTTTTACCACTCCATGA
- the LOC101206948 gene encoding uncharacterized protein LOC101206948: protein MGRKPNDQESSRLTLPILIFVSLVSCAAVYTFLPLLLRLNGGDPSKLESFAVIRDGDGGNLDEGGEKCCRGIENLELWGPAVKWGSEFKFNSSELCCQACKAMCSGNDGPCLCDTWVYCGDQEKCGPKYGECWLKKQKDTLVPDRQEGGTTSIWTSGIIFGRGEGIVALETYYGTLHIKLFPDCAPHSVAYILELLGLRHCAGCHFYRAEGRGESWDSKGNHIENAPLGPPFALVQGTLESQGIQFKKIPVEVCPYIKRGSVAWVGSGPEFFISLANHQEWNKVYTVFGSILPEDMEIAEKIARLPTKPDVWNNINVSLLQKPVSLRITRMKKSHGELNVKSD, encoded by the exons ATGGGTCGTAAGCCAAATGACCAAGAATCATCTCGTTTGACTCTTCCGATCTTAATTTTTGTGAGTCTCGTCTCCTGTGCCGCCGTGTACACGTTTCTCCCTCTTTTGCTCAGACTCAATGGCGGGGATCCTTCGAAACTTGAATCGTTTGCAGTGATTAGAGATGGCGATGGTGGAAATTTGGATGAAGGGGGAGAGAAATGTTGCAGGGGAATTGAGAATTTGGAGCTTTGGGGACCCGCTGTGAAGTGGGGTTCtgaatttaaattcaattccTCTGAGCTGTGTTGTCAGGCTTGTAAGGCTATGTGTAGTGGGAATGATGGGCCTTGCTTGTGTGATACTTGGGTGTATTGTGGAGATCAAGAGAAATGTGGTCCTAAATACGGTGAA TGCTGGCTGAAGAAGCAGAAGGATACACTGGTTCCTGATCGGCAGGAAGGAGGGACGACAAGTATTTGGACTTCTGGGATTATCTTTGGGAGAGGAGAG GGAATCGTTGCGCTGGAGACGTATTATGGCACCCTTCATATCAAG CTCTTCCCTGATTGTGCTCCTCATTCAGTTGCTTATATTCTTGAGTTATTGGGATTACGACATTGTGCTGGTTGTCACTTTTACCGTGCAGAGGGTAGAGGGGAATCTTGGGATTCAAAAGGAAACCACATCGAAAAC GCTCCTTTAGGTCCTCCTTTTGCACTTGTTCAAGGAACACTGGAATCTCAAGGGATTCAGTTTAAGAAGATTCCCGTTGAAGTTTGCCCATACATAAAGCGTGGTTCGGTAGCATGGGTTGGTTCTGGACCAGAATTCTTCATAAGTCTTGCAAACCACCAAGAATGGAACAAAGTATATACTGTGTTTGGTTCAATTCTCCCAGAAGACATGGAAATTGCAGAGAAAATTGCACGACTCCCTACCAAGCCTGACGTTTGGAACAACATCAATGTCTCCCTGTTGCAAAAACCTGTGTCGTTACGAATTACTAGAATGAAGAAGAGTCATGGAGAACTCAACGTGAAATCAGATTGA
- the LOC101206707 gene encoding uncharacterized protein LOC101206707 isoform X1, whose translation MRHPSKDLLYLERKDLSSSSLGVFNESSLLVCKKNSTSKDPTRNEKPITEPASKSLVLGRVKDFLGVISEANKKLQMDSKENAEKYDIEALDGNESEVIQLDLMLGIADLHTPEAVTAAESAIIGNHPVIPLTCSSSESESEESSDDSITSDHDNDDNEKSDDQKTDCSNRLSVKLKRSNSRKTSCRSKSKGKGKSKKRPKIQVLS comes from the exons ATGCGGCATCCCAGCAaggatcttttatatttggagcGGAAAGATTTATCCTCTTCGTCTTTAGGTGTTTTTAATG AATCCTCACTGCTAGtttgtaaaaaaaactcaacgTCCAAGGATCCTACTCGGAATGAAAAACCCATTACAGAACCAGCTTCAAAAAGCTTAG TATTGGGAAGAGTCAAAGACTTCTTGGGAGTAATATCAGAAGCTAATAAAAAGCTGCAAATGGATTCAAAG GAAAATGCTGAAAAATATGATATCGAAGCCTTGGATGGCAATGAATCAGAAGTGATTCAATTG GACCTGATGTTGGGTATTGCTGATCTTCATACTCCTGAAGCTGTGACTGCTGCTGAATCTGCAATAATTGGCAATCACCCTGTAATTCCATTGACTTGTAGTAGTAGCGAGTCAGAGTCTGAAGAGAGTAGTGATGATAGTATTACCAGTGATCATGATAACGATGACAATGAAAAGAGCGATGATCAGAAGACTGACTGCAGTAACAGATTGTCAGTTAAACTCAAAAgatcaaattctagaaaaACAAGCTGTAGAAGTAAAAGCAAAGGAAAAGGTAAATCAAAGAAGCGACCAAAGATTCAAGTGCTCTCTTAA
- the LOC101206707 gene encoding uncharacterized protein LOC101206707 isoform X2, giving the protein MRHPSKDLLYLERKDLSSSSLESSLLVCKKNSTSKDPTRNEKPITEPASKSLVLGRVKDFLGVISEANKKLQMDSKENAEKYDIEALDGNESEVIQLDLMLGIADLHTPEAVTAAESAIIGNHPVIPLTCSSSESESEESSDDSITSDHDNDDNEKSDDQKTDCSNRLSVKLKRSNSRKTSCRSKSKGKGKSKKRPKIQVLS; this is encoded by the exons ATGCGGCATCCCAGCAaggatcttttatatttggagcGGAAAGATTTATCCTCTTCGTCTTTAG AATCCTCACTGCTAGtttgtaaaaaaaactcaacgTCCAAGGATCCTACTCGGAATGAAAAACCCATTACAGAACCAGCTTCAAAAAGCTTAG TATTGGGAAGAGTCAAAGACTTCTTGGGAGTAATATCAGAAGCTAATAAAAAGCTGCAAATGGATTCAAAG GAAAATGCTGAAAAATATGATATCGAAGCCTTGGATGGCAATGAATCAGAAGTGATTCAATTG GACCTGATGTTGGGTATTGCTGATCTTCATACTCCTGAAGCTGTGACTGCTGCTGAATCTGCAATAATTGGCAATCACCCTGTAATTCCATTGACTTGTAGTAGTAGCGAGTCAGAGTCTGAAGAGAGTAGTGATGATAGTATTACCAGTGATCATGATAACGATGACAATGAAAAGAGCGATGATCAGAAGACTGACTGCAGTAACAGATTGTCAGTTAAACTCAAAAgatcaaattctagaaaaACAAGCTGTAGAAGTAAAAGCAAAGGAAAAGGTAAATCAAAGAAGCGACCAAAGATTCAAGTGCTCTCTTAA